One segment of Bradyrhizobium sp. WD16 DNA contains the following:
- the cobT gene encoding nicotinate-nucleotide--dimethylbenzimidazole phosphoribosyltransferase, which translates to MEFDSLDAIRAVCRDLPQGNAKAQAAAEMREGQLTKPPGSLGELEALAAWLALWQGRAEPRLDNVTIAVFAGNHGVAARGVSAFPADVTAQMVQNFAHGGAAINQLAKAAGAELKVTPLSLETSTADFTAEPAMSEGDFLSCVNQGAATVALACDLLVVGEMGIGNTCVAAALCAALLGGGAAHWTGRGTGVDDAGLARKQTAIELGLARHRDVLADPLSVARALGGRELAAIFGAVLAARLRRVPVLLDGFVTAAAVLPLAKLAPDALGHCRAGHVSAEAGHRLLLRELGLKPLLDLGLRLGEASGAALAIPLLRGALACHAGMATFAEAGVSDKN; encoded by the coding sequence ATGGAATTCGACAGCCTCGATGCCATTCGCGCGGTTTGCCGCGACCTGCCGCAGGGTAACGCCAAGGCGCAGGCCGCCGCCGAAATGCGCGAGGGCCAGCTCACCAAGCCGCCGGGCAGTCTCGGCGAACTGGAAGCCCTCGCCGCCTGGCTGGCGCTGTGGCAGGGCCGCGCGGAGCCCCGCCTCGACAACGTCACCATCGCGGTCTTCGCCGGCAATCACGGCGTCGCCGCGCGCGGCGTCTCGGCCTTTCCAGCCGACGTGACCGCGCAGATGGTGCAGAATTTTGCCCATGGCGGCGCCGCCATCAACCAGTTGGCCAAAGCCGCCGGCGCCGAGCTGAAGGTGACGCCGCTGTCGCTCGAGACATCGACCGCGGACTTCACCGCCGAGCCCGCCATGAGCGAGGGCGACTTCCTCTCCTGCGTCAACCAGGGCGCCGCAACCGTCGCGCTCGCCTGCGACCTGCTGGTGGTCGGCGAAATGGGCATCGGCAATACCTGCGTCGCCGCAGCGCTGTGCGCGGCGCTGCTCGGCGGCGGTGCGGCGCACTGGACCGGCCGGGGCACCGGCGTCGACGACGCCGGGCTGGCGCGCAAGCAGACGGCGATCGAGCTGGGCCTGGCCCGCCATCGCGACGTCCTTGCCGATCCCTTGAGCGTCGCCCGCGCCCTCGGCGGCCGCGAGCTCGCCGCCATTTTCGGCGCAGTTCTGGCCGCGCGGCTGCGCCGCGTCCCGGTTCTGCTCGACGGTTTCGTCACCGCCGCGGCGGTGCTGCCGCTGGCGAAGCTGGCGCCGGACGCCCTCGGCCATTGCCGCGCTGGCCATGTCTCAGCCGAAGCCGGCCACCGCCTGCTGCTGCGGGAATTGGGATTGAAGCCGCTGCTCGATCTCGGCCTGCGGCTCGGCGAAGCCTCCGGCGCGGCGCTGGCGATCCCGCTGCTCCGCGGCGCCCTCGCCTGCCACGCCGGCATGGCGACGTTCGCCGAGGCCGGGGTCAGCGACAAGAACTGA
- a CDS encoding acyl carrier protein, whose translation MNDLEIRKLVIEELGKIAPEADPASIDAGADLRDALDIDSIDFLNFVTALTRRLGIDIPEIDYPKLVTLDRAAAYLAAKLVAK comes from the coding sequence ATGAACGACCTTGAAATTCGCAAGCTGGTGATCGAAGAGCTCGGCAAGATCGCGCCGGAGGCCGATCCGGCATCGATCGATGCCGGTGCCGACCTGCGTGATGCACTTGACATCGATTCGATCGATTTTCTCAATTTCGTCACCGCGCTCACCCGTCGCCTCGGCATCGACATCCCCGAGATCGACTATCCCAAGCTCGTCACGCTCGATCGCGCCGCCGCCTATCTGGCCGCGAAGCTCGTCGCCAAGTAG
- a CDS encoding dihydrolipoamide acetyltransferase family protein, which produces MADFRMPSLGADMEAGTLVEWLVKPGDRVKHGDIVAIVETQKGAIEIETFQAGEIERILIDVKTKVPVGTVLARIRTADEAKPGAGEAVPQPPAPPAAAPPVVPAKIVAAPSIMVPAGAARVRASPAARKLAAEHGLDLAAVAGSGPEGAITHADVERSLAVGPAPEMKRAPGIDLDAMRLAIAAAMARSKREIPHYYLAHEVDVTGCEAWLAQQNATLPPDRRLLLGALALKATAIAARRFPAFNGFYRDGRYEPSPSIHVGVAIAIRGGGLAAPALHDVDQLPVDALMSRMRDLVQRTRLGRIRSSEISDPTITVSSLGERGVEVLYGVIYPPQVAIIGFGKVVARPWVVDGSVGPRSIVTITLSADHRVSDGHGGALFLSEIGKLLQQPERL; this is translated from the coding sequence GTGGCCGACTTCCGCATGCCCTCGCTCGGCGCTGACATGGAAGCGGGCACACTGGTGGAATGGCTCGTCAAGCCGGGCGACCGGGTCAAGCACGGCGATATTGTCGCCATCGTCGAAACCCAGAAGGGCGCCATCGAGATCGAGACGTTCCAGGCGGGCGAGATCGAACGGATCCTGATCGATGTGAAGACCAAGGTGCCCGTCGGCACCGTGCTGGCGCGGATCCGGACTGCGGACGAGGCCAAGCCCGGCGCCGGGGAGGCCGTGCCGCAGCCGCCTGCGCCGCCGGCCGCGGCTCCGCCTGTTGTACCGGCAAAAATCGTCGCGGCGCCGTCGATCATGGTCCCTGCCGGTGCGGCGCGCGTACGGGCCTCGCCGGCGGCGCGGAAGCTCGCCGCGGAGCACGGGCTCGATCTCGCCGCCGTGGCCGGCAGCGGTCCGGAGGGGGCGATCACCCATGCCGATGTCGAGCGGAGTCTTGCCGTCGGTCCAGCTCCGGAGATGAAGCGGGCCCCGGGCATCGATCTCGACGCCATGCGCCTCGCCATCGCCGCGGCGATGGCGAGGTCCAAGCGGGAGATTCCGCATTACTATCTCGCCCATGAGGTCGACGTCACCGGCTGCGAGGCATGGCTGGCGCAGCAGAACGCGACGCTGCCGCCCGACCGCCGGCTGCTGCTGGGCGCTCTGGCGCTCAAGGCGACGGCCATCGCCGCGCGGCGCTTCCCCGCCTTCAACGGGTTCTATCGCGACGGCCGTTACGAACCGTCGCCGAGCATCCACGTCGGCGTGGCGATCGCGATTCGCGGCGGCGGTCTCGCGGCGCCCGCGCTGCATGACGTCGACCAATTGCCGGTCGATGCGCTGATGAGCCGCATGCGTGACCTCGTGCAGCGGACCCGGCTGGGGCGGATCCGCAGCTCGGAGATTTCCGATCCGACGATCACGGTCTCGAGCCTCGGCGAACGCGGCGTCGAGGTCCTCTACGGCGTCATCTATCCGCCGCAGGTCGCCATCATCGGCTTCGGCAAGGTTGTGGCGCGACCGTGGGTCGTCGACGGGTCCGTCGGACCGCGCTCGATCGTCACCATCACCCTGTCAGCCGATCACAGGGTGAGCGACGGCCATGGCGGGGCTCTGTTCCTGAGCGAGATCGGCAAGCTGCTGCAACAGCCGGAGCGATTATGA
- a CDS encoding alpha-ketoacid dehydrogenase subunit beta: protein MSQPSQPGTVETTYRDAVREAIREALHRDPAVFLMGEDVGRYGGCYAVSKGLLAEFGPDRIRDTPLSESGFTGAGIGAAMAGMRPIVELMTVNFSLLALDQILNTAATIRHMSGNQFGVPLVIRMATGAGRQVAAQHSHSLEGWYAHIPGIKVLAPATLEDARGMLWTALEQPDPVLIFENVMLYNMTGRLAADAGAVEIDKAAVRRAGRDISLITYGGSLWKTLEAAAALAGDKIEAEVIDLRSLRPLDDAAIMASVAKTRRAVIVDEGWRSGSLSAEIGMRIVEQAFWELDAPIRRVCSAEVPIPYPRHLEEAAIPQVPRIVAAAKAALGRE from the coding sequence ATGTCGCAACCTTCGCAGCCCGGGACCGTCGAGACCACCTACCGCGATGCCGTGCGCGAGGCGATCCGGGAGGCGCTGCACCGCGACCCGGCCGTATTTTTGATGGGCGAGGACGTCGGGCGCTATGGCGGCTGTTATGCGGTGAGCAAGGGCCTTTTGGCCGAATTCGGTCCCGACCGGATCCGCGACACGCCGCTATCGGAATCCGGCTTCACCGGCGCCGGCATCGGCGCGGCGATGGCCGGCATGCGTCCGATCGTCGAATTGATGACGGTGAATTTCAGCCTGTTGGCGCTCGACCAGATCCTCAACACCGCGGCAACGATCCGCCACATGTCGGGCAATCAGTTCGGTGTGCCGCTGGTCATTCGCATGGCGACCGGGGCTGGCCGCCAGGTCGCGGCCCAGCACTCGCACAGCCTCGAGGGCTGGTACGCGCATATTCCAGGCATCAAGGTGCTGGCGCCGGCGACCCTCGAGGATGCTCGCGGCATGCTGTGGACGGCGCTGGAGCAGCCCGACCCGGTGCTGATCTTCGAAAATGTCATGCTCTACAACATGACGGGTAGACTCGCCGCCGATGCCGGAGCGGTCGAGATCGACAAGGCGGCAGTGCGGCGTGCCGGGCGCGACATCTCCCTCATCACCTATGGCGGCTCGTTGTGGAAGACGCTCGAGGCCGCGGCCGCGCTTGCCGGCGACAAGATCGAGGCCGAGGTGATCGATCTGCGCAGCCTGCGCCCGCTCGACGATGCGGCCATCATGGCTTCGGTGGCCAAGACGCGCCGGGCGGTCATCGTCGACGAAGGTTGGCGGAGCGGCAGCCTGTCGGCGGAAATCGGGATGCGGATCGTCGAGCAGGCGTTCTGGGAGCTCGACGCGCCGATCCGCCGGGTCTGCAGCGCGGAAGTACCGATTCCTTATCCGCGCCATCTCGAGGAGGCGGCAATTCCGCAGGTGCCCCGCATTGTCGCGGCCGCCAAGGCCGCGCTTGGCCGTGAATAG